The following coding sequences are from one Leishmania major strain Friedlin complete genome, chromosome 36 window:
- a CDS encoding putative 40S ribosomal protein S18 has translation MSLTLIPDHFQHIVRLLNTNVEGKRKVPFALRMVKGVGIRFAYLVCKKAGIDVERRAGTLTAEELEKIAEIIADPAKFKIPDWFLNRQRDPKTGKTEHLSSSMVDTRLRDDLERLKKMRAHRGVRHAYGLRVRGQHTCTSGRHGKTVGVSRGK, from the coding sequence ATGTCTCTGACGCTTATCCCTGACCACTTCCAGCACATTGTGCGTCTGCTCAACACGAATGTGGAGGGCAAGCGCAAGGTGCCGTTCGCGCTGCGCATGGTGAAGGGCGTTGGTATCCGCTTTGCCTACCTGGTGTGCAAGAAGGCCGGGATTGACGTGGAGCGCCGCGCGGGCACTCTGaccgcggaggagctggagaagatCGCCGAGATCATCGCCGACCCCGCGAAGTTCAAGATCCCGGACTGGTTCCTGAACCGTCAGCGCGACCCCAAGACCGGCAAGACGGAGCACCTGTCCAGCTCGATGGTGGACACCCGCCTGCGCGACGACCTTGAGCGCCTGAAGAagatgcgcgcgcaccgTGGCGTGCGTCACGCCTACGGCCTCCGCGTGCGCGGCcagcacacgtgcacgagTGGCCGCCACGGCAAGACGGTCGGCGTCTCCCGCGGCAAGTAA